From Luteitalea sp., the proteins below share one genomic window:
- a CDS encoding EamA family transporter: protein MGAAALAARVPPHAFFLVSALFHYLGPAFAVLLFARVAPLGVAWLRIASAAAVFALWRRPWRFFRALDARARLLVVLLGGVLASMNACFYIAIDRLPLATVGAIEFLGPIALAAAGMRTARNWVALGLAATGVYVLTGVRLAGEPIGFLFAFANCALFVMYIVLGHRLAAGGGAQGIDRLGLAMLIAMVVAIPIGIRDAAPALVQPTLLAAGIGVGISSSVIPYVCDQLAMARLSRATFALLLSLLPATAAVVGIVVLRQIPSPAEVAGVALVIFGVAVHREPR, encoded by the coding sequence ATGGGTGCCGCAGCGCTGGCGGCGCGTGTGCCGCCGCACGCGTTCTTCCTTGTGAGCGCGTTGTTCCACTACCTCGGTCCCGCGTTCGCCGTGCTGCTGTTCGCGCGGGTCGCCCCGCTCGGCGTGGCCTGGCTGCGGATCGCGAGCGCCGCGGCGGTCTTCGCGCTCTGGCGACGGCCGTGGCGCTTCTTTCGGGCACTCGATGCGCGCGCGCGACTGCTGGTGGTGCTGCTCGGCGGCGTCCTCGCCTCGATGAATGCCTGCTTCTACATCGCGATCGATCGGCTGCCGCTTGCCACCGTCGGCGCGATCGAGTTCCTCGGGCCAATTGCCCTGGCCGCAGCCGGCATGCGCACCGCCCGCAACTGGGTCGCTCTCGGTCTCGCGGCGACCGGCGTGTACGTGCTGACCGGCGTTCGCCTCGCCGGCGAGCCAATCGGCTTCCTGTTCGCCTTTGCCAACTGCGCCCTGTTCGTCATGTACATCGTGCTCGGCCATCGCCTCGCCGCGGGCGGCGGCGCGCAAGGGATCGACAGGCTCGGCTTGGCGATGCTCATTGCGATGGTGGTTGCGATCCCAATCGGCATCCGCGACGCCGCGCCCGCGCTCGTGCAACCCACGCTGCTCGCCGCCGGTATCGGAGTGGGGATCTCGTCGTCGGTGATTCCTTACGTGTGCGACCAGCTCGCGATGGCGCGGCTGTCACGCGCAACCTTTGCGCTGCTCCTCTCGCTCTTGCCCGCCACCGCTGCCGTGGTTGGCATCGTCGTCTTGCGGCAGATCCCGTCGCCTGCCGAGGTCGCCGGTGTCGCGCTCGTCATCTTCGGCGTCGCCGTTCACCGCGAGCCGCGTTGA
- a CDS encoding FtsX-like permease family protein, with the protein MPTGSFVVARGDDLSGPEAGAALAQAESGLYHGGDPPFTMRDDDPSARRVAVLTDSLWRSAFGRSPDVLGEEIRVAGSVFSIIGVAEPGFTGFTPGSPAEVIVPLAQRPWRGGIAPDGPDPFHFWVVVLGRLAPSVSREQAQATLSAMERRLFAEGAPARYTASQQREYVNRRLVVRSAARGLETGGNARLERRFEGPLYGSWGICTAMLLVGCVNLAILFLGRGLARQREIATRLALGASRVALVRLLTLETAPLVLVGAALGTLLAGGMNRLVAVQAESMLGIVLSPATPSLWLDLRTLLFLTVLIAIVATALAIVPVWQAGRLADAGGLKGSGRGIVGTTTRTQKILLGVQVAVALALVSGSGLLTASLSRLLAVDLGMRMRGVSVVTLAGIPGVTPTATRVPYYRDLVDQLEALPDVASASVVDFAPLSITGLEKPVASVESLAISADVRAEILTVTDKLFETLGVPLVAGEGFRRSDQGTGESSGETPTIVSQSLGKRFGGERLIGRHIRVGEARLEKRLRVVGIAADAQLHHPLRREPHMVYIDLWRDPDIWSPFLLVKTRSGAPLPSAEVRRVVAARGQHYVENYRTLDQNKDRATTENRWLANVSTGVAALSLILAATGLFGLLSYHVASRTSEIGIRMALGARRRQIQWHVLRQLLPVMLAGTFGGIGLTLVLGRLIAGLLYGVSGHDPRLLALSIAVLIATAALAALIPARKAASVDPVVALRHE; encoded by the coding sequence ATGCCGACAGGTTCGTTCGTGGTGGCGCGTGGAGATGATCTTTCGGGACCTGAAGCAGGCGCTGCGCTCGCTCAGGCGGAGTCCGGCCTTTACCACGGTGGCGATCCTCCGTTCACGATGCGCGATGACGACCCGAGCGCCCGGAGAGTCGCCGTCCTGACGGACTCGCTGTGGCGAAGCGCTTTCGGGCGCTCTCCCGACGTGCTCGGCGAAGAGATCAGAGTGGCGGGATCCGTATTCAGCATTATTGGCGTGGCGGAGCCAGGGTTCACGGGGTTTACGCCAGGAAGCCCCGCTGAAGTGATCGTCCCGCTAGCGCAGAGACCCTGGAGGGGTGGCATTGCGCCCGACGGGCCGGATCCGTTTCATTTTTGGGTGGTTGTGCTCGGTCGACTGGCCCCTTCTGTGTCGCGGGAGCAGGCGCAGGCGACGCTGAGCGCGATGGAACGGCGCCTGTTCGCTGAGGGCGCTCCAGCTCGCTATACCGCCTCGCAACAGCGCGAGTACGTCAACCGCCGACTCGTTGTTCGATCCGCAGCGCGAGGCCTGGAGACGGGAGGCAACGCGCGGCTCGAGCGCCGCTTTGAAGGACCGCTTTACGGCAGTTGGGGGATCTGCACCGCGATGCTGCTGGTGGGTTGCGTGAACCTCGCGATTCTCTTCCTGGGGCGTGGCCTCGCCAGGCAACGCGAGATTGCGACACGGCTGGCTCTCGGCGCTTCGCGCGTCGCGCTCGTGCGCCTGCTTACGCTGGAGACTGCGCCGTTGGTCCTGGTTGGCGCAGCTCTTGGCACCCTGCTCGCCGGAGGAATGAACCGCCTGGTGGCCGTTCAAGCGGAGTCGATGCTCGGGATTGTCTTGAGCCCGGCGACTCCCAGCCTGTGGCTTGACCTCCGAACGTTGCTGTTCCTGACCGTGCTGATTGCGATAGTCGCGACTGCGCTCGCGATCGTCCCAGTCTGGCAGGCCGGTCGCCTGGCGGACGCAGGCGGGCTGAAGGGAAGCGGTCGAGGGATAGTCGGAACGACCACACGCACGCAGAAGATCCTGCTGGGAGTCCAGGTCGCAGTGGCTTTGGCCTTGGTCTCTGGGAGCGGGTTACTCACAGCCTCGCTCAGTCGCCTCCTTGCCGTCGATCTGGGAATGCGCATGCGAGGTGTATCGGTCGTCACTCTGGCAGGCATTCCCGGTGTCACACCGACGGCCACGCGAGTCCCCTACTATCGAGATCTCGTCGATCAGCTCGAGGCGCTTCCCGACGTGGCCTCAGCAAGCGTTGTTGATTTCGCGCCGCTCTCGATCACAGGATTGGAGAAACCAGTAGCGAGCGTCGAGAGTCTTGCGATAAGCGCCGACGTCCGCGCGGAGATTCTGACCGTGACAGACAAGCTGTTCGAGACGCTGGGCGTGCCACTCGTCGCGGGCGAGGGGTTCCGGCGCTCGGATCAGGGTACGGGCGAGTCGAGCGGGGAAACGCCGACCATTGTCAGTCAGTCGCTGGGAAAGCGATTCGGCGGTGAGCGCTTGATCGGACGACACATCCGCGTCGGCGAGGCGAGATTGGAGAAGCGGCTGCGCGTGGTTGGAATCGCCGCGGACGCGCAGCTCCACCATCCCCTCCGGCGAGAGCCGCACATGGTTTACATCGACTTATGGCGAGATCCCGATATCTGGTCGCCGTTCCTCCTCGTCAAGACCCGAAGCGGCGCGCCGCTGCCCTCCGCGGAAGTGCGGCGAGTGGTTGCCGCACGAGGCCAGCACTACGTGGAGAACTACCGCACACTCGACCAAAACAAAGATCGCGCAACCACCGAAAACCGATGGCTTGCGAACGTATCGACGGGCGTGGCCGCCTTGTCGTTGATCTTGGCGGCGACCGGGCTGTTTGGTCTTCTCAGTTACCACGTCGCAAGTCGCACGAGCGAGATCGGCATCCGAATGGCATTAGGCGCCCGCCGTCGACAGATTCAATGGCACGTCCTTCGGCAGCTCCTGCCCGTCATGCTCGCCGGAACGTTCGGCGGCATTGGACTTACGCTCGTGCTCGGGAGGCTCATTGCCGGACTGCTGTATGGCGTCAGCGGTCACGACCCGCGGCTGCTTGCACTGTCCATAGCCGTGCTGATTGCGACGGCAGCACTGGCTGCGCTGATTCCAGCACGGAAGGCGGCGTCAGTGGATCCTGTCGTAGCCCTCAGACACGAGTGA